A genomic region of Candidatus Paceibacterota bacterium contains the following coding sequences:
- a CDS encoding PrsW family glutamic-type intramembrane protease: MFSINTIIWAMLGGILPALFWLWFWIREDRLHPEPRGMLLSAFLAGMIVVPVAGWLESQVSDYRLSLLMTIIIWATIEEMLKFVAAAFCLESKHCDEPLDPMIYLITAALGFAALENTLFIITPLLKGDIIGSLISGNLRFVGASLLHVCTSGILGASMALVYYRSRKIKNWFLILGVVLAITLHTLFNSFIIDVSNEKVIAVFSVVWMTIILLILIFEKVKTISKFKN; the protein is encoded by the coding sequence ATGTTTTCTATCAACACTATAATTTGGGCAATGCTGGGCGGGATTCTACCGGCACTTTTCTGGCTCTGGTTTTGGATTAGAGAAGACCGCCTTCACCCCGAACCGCGAGGCATGCTCCTGTCGGCTTTTTTGGCCGGTATGATTGTGGTGCCAGTCGCCGGCTGGCTGGAGAGCCAGGTCTCTGATTATCGCCTCTCATTGCTCATGACTATCATAATCTGGGCCACAATCGAGGAAATGCTCAAATTTGTTGCCGCCGCTTTCTGCTTAGAAAGTAAACACTGCGACGAACCGCTCGACCCAATGATCTACCTCATCACCGCCGCCCTAGGCTTTGCCGCCTTGGAAAATACCCTGTTCATCATCACCCCACTATTGAAAGGCGACATTATTGGTTCCTTAATCTCCGGAAACCTCCGCTTTGTAGGCGCCAGCTTGCTCCATGTCTGCACCTCAGGGATTTTGGGCGCCTCCATGGCCTTGGTCTACTACCGCAGTCGAAAGATAAAGAACTGGTTCCTTATTCTCGGGGTTGTCCTCGCCATTACATTGCACACCCTCTTCAACTCTTTTATAATAGATGTAAGTAATGAGAAAGTAATTGCCGTCTTTTCAGTCGTTTGGATGACGATAATTCTACTTATCCTAATCTTTGAAAAAGTAAAAACCATTAGCAAGTTTAAAAATTAA
- a CDS encoding Hsp20/alpha crystallin family protein yields the protein MAKRSFFEKLTGTIRLDEKAMNDDAGSEIEEKGENWLEEGGDVGQLTVDVHQTPNEIIVKAMVAGVKPEDLDISITRDMVTIKGTREETHEVADEDYFVKELYWGSFSRTILLPAEVQADEADASEKHGLLTIRLPKIDKGKQTKLRVKSNS from the coding sequence ATGGCCAAGAGATCTTTTTTTGAAAAATTAACCGGTACTATTCGACTTGATGAGAAGGCGATGAATGACGATGCCGGCTCCGAGATTGAGGAAAAAGGTGAAAATTGGCTGGAGGAAGGTGGCGATGTCGGCCAGCTGACAGTTGATGTCCATCAGACCCCCAATGAAATTATCGTCAAGGCCATGGTCGCCGGAGTCAAACCGGAAGACCTCGATATTTCCATCACCAGAGATATGGTGACAATCAAAGGCACCCGTGAAGAAACCCACGAGGTAGCTGACGAGGATTATTTCGTCAAGGAACTCTATTGGGGCTCATTTTCTAGGACCATTCTCCTACCGGCCGAGGTCCAAGCCGACGAAGCCGATGCTTCCGAGAAACACGGCCTCCTTACGATTCGTCTGCCGAAGATTGACAAAGGCAAGCAAACCAAACTCCGGGTCAAATCAAATTCATAA
- the tsaD gene encoding tRNA (adenosine(37)-N6)-threonylcarbamoyltransferase complex transferase subunit TsaD, with protein MIILGIETSCDETAISLIEFKKPLFGQPKIKILANELISQIKIHEQYGGVFPMMAKREHSQNLVPILLKVLKELDSGNSKSQETKTKQTSNPKLQTLNTPEITNLYSSVLQKTAIDFAKDTILFENIKNNLSRLVKPKKLDAIAVTNGPGLEPCLWTGLNFARALGELWKVPVTPVNHMEGHVLVSLLREQGISNNQFPNSKSEKLLPTHYSLQTPAFPAIALLISGGHTELVLMRDWGKYEIVGQTKDDAVGEAFDKVARVLGLPYPGGPQISALAEIARNPSLPTTHYPLPTISLPRPMLKSGDLNFSFSGLKTAVLYLAQKIGTLSDTDKQQIAREFEDSVVEVLTTKTAKAIEKFGAKSLILGGGVIANKEIRQAFTKLAQEKNLKLFLPQLDHATDNAIMISIAGALNFKHQANQNLSALGNLKLS; from the coding sequence ATGATAATTCTCGGCATTGAAACATCCTGCGACGAAACTGCCATTTCCTTGATTGAATTCAAGAAACCGCTTTTTGGCCAGCCAAAAATAAAAATTTTGGCCAATGAACTGATTTCGCAAATCAAAATCCACGAGCAATATGGCGGAGTTTTTCCAATGATGGCCAAACGCGAACACAGCCAGAATCTAGTTCCAATCCTATTGAAAGTTTTAAAGGAACTAGATTCTGGAAATTCCAAATCACAAGAAACAAAAACCAAACAAACTTCAAATCCAAAATTACAAACCTTAAACACCCCCGAAATTACAAATCTCTATTCTAGTGTTTTGCAAAAGACTGCAATAGACTTTGCGAAAGATACGATTCTTTTTGAGAATATAAAAAATAATTTGAGTAGACTGGTAAAGCCAAAGAAGCTCGATGCGATTGCTGTCACTAATGGCCCCGGACTTGAGCCCTGTCTTTGGACCGGTCTAAACTTCGCTCGCGCGCTCGGCGAACTCTGGAAAGTGCCGGTGACCCCGGTAAATCATATGGAAGGACACGTCCTTGTTTCGCTACTGCGAGAACAAGGAATTTCCAATAACCAATTTCCAAATTCCAAATCTGAAAAACTACTCCCTACCCACTACTCACTACAAACCCCTGCGTTTCCTGCCATTGCCCTGCTCATTTCCGGCGGGCACACTGAACTGGTTTTGATGAGGGACTGGGGAAAGTATGAAATTGTCGGGCAAACCAAAGATGACGCTGTCGGCGAGGCATTTGATAAAGTTGCCCGCGTTCTCGGCCTACCATATCCCGGCGGACCCCAAATCTCAGCCCTGGCTGAGATTGCTCGGAATCCTTCACTACCCACTACTCACTACCCACTACCCACTATTTCTCTCCCTCGGCCAATGCTCAAAAGCGGTGACTTGAATTTTTCTTTCTCCGGTCTTAAAACCGCCGTGCTTTATCTAGCACAAAAAATCGGCACGCTCTCCGATACCGACAAGCAGCAAATCGCTCGAGAATTTGAAGACTCAGTCGTAGAAGTTCTCACCACTAAAACCGCCAAAGCCATTGAAAAGTTTGGCGCCAAAAGTCTGATTTTGGGTGGTGGAGTCATCGCCAACAAAGAAATCCGCCAGGCTTTCACCAAGTTGGCGCAAGAAAAAAATCTTAAGCTATTTCTCCCCCAGCTCGACCACGCCACCGATAATGCCATTATGATTTCCATCGCCGGCGCCTTGAATTTCAAGCACCAGGCGAACCAAAATCTTTCCGCCTTGGGGAATCTAAAACTTTCTTAA
- a CDS encoding valine--tRNA ligase, whose product MADPKPEIQNLYNIPEKFLKPYDPKETEEKIYQLWEKSGFFNPDNLPTTHYSLPTTHFTLIMPPTNANGSLHAGHGLVMTIEDIIIRYKRLKGFKTLWLPGLDHAGFETQVVYEKQLEKEGRSRFEIEPKKLYQEILDFTLKNSSNIKSQVRKIGASCDWSRERFTLDENIVKTVYQTFKQLSDDKLLYRGKKIISWCPKHQTSFSDLEIKDEEKIDQFYYLKYGPFTISTARPETKFGDKYVVMHPKDKRYAEYKDGQKIELEWINGPITATVVKDEAIDMEFGTGVMTITPWHDPVDFEIAERHNLDKEQVIDERGKLLPIAGEFAGMSINKARPLIIEKLKAKGLVEKIDEKYKHVVRTCYKCGTTIEPQIKSQWFIRMKPLAEKALNVIKSGEIKYIPEHYEKISVHWLENIIDWNISRQIVWGIPIPAKICDSCNDGFVDLDNKLEKCEKCGGQLRQDNDTFDTWFSSGQWPFATLGFPDSKDFKDYYPTDVMETAGEIIFFWVSRMIMLGLYRTGKIPFKTVYLHGLVLDAKGQKMSKSKGNVINPLDLTDKFGTDAFRMGMVIGNTPGTSLALSEDKIRGYKNFANKLWNITRFILEKTSGHKFDANFKTYTEKDSTLIKERDALITEITKEMDEYKFYLVGEKLYHYTWHNLADIILEETKTIFATGTEAEKNSRAQFLLHTLQKLLITLHPFIPFVTEEIWSNLAKEITDQQLLMVSKWPI is encoded by the coding sequence ATGGCGGACCCAAAACCCGAAATCCAAAATTTGTATAATATCCCTGAGAAATTCCTAAAACCCTACGACCCCAAGGAGACCGAGGAGAAAATTTACCAGCTCTGGGAAAAGAGCGGTTTTTTCAATCCTGACAACCTCCCCACTACTCACTACTCACTACCCACTACTCACTTCACCCTAATAATGCCCCCGACCAATGCCAACGGCTCGCTTCATGCCGGCCACGGCTTGGTTATGACTATCGAGGACATCATCATCCGCTACAAGCGCCTCAAGGGCTTCAAAACCCTCTGGCTACCCGGACTCGACCATGCCGGTTTTGAGACGCAGGTAGTTTATGAAAAACAATTGGAAAAAGAAGGTCGCTCGCGTTTTGAAATCGAACCTAAAAAACTCTACCAGGAAATTCTCGACTTCACTCTGAAAAATTCCAGCAACATCAAGTCGCAAGTCCGAAAAATTGGCGCTTCGTGTGATTGGTCGCGCGAAAGATTTACCCTTGATGAGAATATCGTCAAAACCGTTTATCAGACTTTCAAGCAACTCTCCGACGACAAACTACTCTATCGAGGTAAGAAAATCATCAGCTGGTGCCCCAAACACCAAACTTCTTTTTCCGACCTGGAAATCAAGGACGAAGAAAAAATCGACCAATTTTATTATTTGAAATACGGACCATTTACAATTTCCACCGCGCGCCCAGAAACCAAATTCGGCGACAAATATGTTGTCATGCATCCGAAAGATAAGCGTTATGCCGAGTACAAAGACGGCCAGAAAATCGAGCTCGAGTGGATAAATGGCCCAATCACCGCGACCGTCGTCAAAGACGAGGCTATCGATATGGAATTTGGCACCGGCGTCATGACCATCACTCCGTGGCACGACCCAGTAGACTTTGAAATTGCCGAGAGACATAATTTGGACAAAGAACAGGTCATCGACGAACGAGGCAAGCTATTGCCGATTGCTGGCGAATTTGCCGGAATGAGCATCAATAAAGCCCGACCGCTAATCATTGAGAAACTTAAAGCCAAAGGTTTAGTAGAAAAAATCGATGAAAAGTACAAGCATGTCGTTCGCACCTGCTACAAATGTGGCACGACAATCGAGCCTCAAATCAAAAGCCAGTGGTTTATCAGAATGAAGCCGCTCGCCGAAAAAGCGCTCAATGTTATCAAAAGCGGCGAGATTAAATATATTCCGGAACATTATGAAAAAATCAGTGTCCACTGGTTGGAAAATATCATTGACTGGAATATTTCTCGTCAAATTGTCTGGGGTATCCCAATTCCGGCCAAAATCTGCGACTCCTGCAATGATGGCTTTGTCGATTTAGACAATAAATTAGAGAAGTGCGAAAAATGTGGTGGCCAGTTAAGACAGGACAACGATACCTTTGATACCTGGTTCTCGTCGGGGCAATGGCCTTTTGCCACTCTCGGTTTCCCGGACAGTAAAGACTTCAAGGATTATTACCCAACGGATGTGATGGAAACTGCTGGCGAAATCATCTTCTTTTGGGTATCAAGAATGATTATGCTGGGACTTTACCGCACCGGAAAAATTCCATTTAAAACCGTTTACTTGCACGGCCTGGTTCTCGACGCTAAGGGTCAAAAGATGAGCAAGAGCAAAGGCAATGTCATCAATCCACTCGACCTGACCGACAAATTTGGCACTGATGCTTTCCGAATGGGCATGGTAATCGGTAACACGCCAGGCACTTCACTTGCGCTTTCCGAGGATAAAATTCGCGGTTACAAGAATTTTGCCAACAAGCTTTGGAACATCACCCGATTTATTTTGGAGAAAACATCCGGCCATAAATTTGATGCCAATTTCAAGACTTACACCGAAAAAGACTCGACTTTAATCAAAGAACGAGATGCTCTAATTACCGAAATCACCAAAGAAATGGACGAGTATAAATTTTACCTGGTTGGCGAAAAGCTATACCACTACACTTGGCACAATTTGGCTGATATAATTCTCGAGGAGACCAAAACAATTTTCGCGACTGGCACTGAAGCCGAAAAAAATTCCCGCGCACAATTTTTACTCCACACTCTGCAAAAACTCCTGATTACTCTTCACCCCTTCATCCCTTTTGTGACCGAGGAAATCTGGTCCAACCTAGCAAAGGAAATCACCGACCAGCAATTACTGATGGTCTCAAAGTGGCCAATCTAA
- a CDS encoding glycosyltransferase family 2 protein, which produces MTKNHEISVVIPCLNEEKGIGFCLEEAMGVIRKRNLSAEIVVVDNNSTDKTAEIVSEYQKKFADLVLVNEERPGYGAAYLKGLAVASGKYLIMADGDGTYDFSLITDFVSKLKSGFDLVVGNRFATKDVNLVMPWLHRRIGNPFLSFLVRAFFGAKIKDVHCGMRAITRRALEAVDLNTTGMEFASEMVIKVARRGLKIGEVDISYRKRFGDSKLESFSDGWRHLRFILLYSPLLLFLLPGLIILGLGVIGLVGFYFGSLNLFGMNFYVHPMFVFSVMILLGYQLVAFSAFSKIYAISHLGDHNRLIESLFRKITVERASILGMTFFLLGLLIYLFIFVKWFSSGFGELDEIKNSIVALTLLVVGVQTFFSAFMLSTLGIKSKQ; this is translated from the coding sequence ATGACTAAAAATCACGAAATATCAGTGGTCATCCCGTGCCTAAATGAGGAAAAGGGTATCGGTTTTTGTCTGGAGGAGGCGATGGGTGTTATTAGGAAGCGAAATTTGTCGGCCGAAATTGTTGTGGTTGATAATAATTCGACTGACAAAACGGCGGAGATTGTTTCTGAGTACCAGAAAAAATTTGCTGATTTGGTTTTGGTTAATGAAGAAAGGCCCGGTTACGGTGCGGCATATTTAAAAGGTTTGGCGGTGGCATCGGGAAAATATTTGATTATGGCGGATGGTGATGGTACATATGATTTTTCTTTGATTACTGATTTTGTCTCTAAATTGAAGTCCGGTTTTGATTTGGTGGTAGGGAATCGGTTTGCCACCAAGGATGTCAATTTGGTGATGCCGTGGCTGCACCGCAGGATTGGCAATCCGTTTTTGTCATTTCTCGTCCGAGCATTTTTCGGCGCGAAAATTAAAGATGTACATTGCGGGATGAGGGCAATTACCAGAAGGGCTCTTGAAGCTGTCGACTTAAATACCACCGGTATGGAGTTTGCTTCGGAAATGGTAATTAAAGTCGCGAGGCGAGGCCTCAAGATCGGTGAGGTAGACATTTCTTATCGAAAAAGGTTCGGGGATTCAAAGCTCGAATCGTTTAGTGATGGCTGGCGACATTTGCGTTTTATTTTGCTTTATTCACCGCTTTTGCTTTTCCTTTTACCCGGTCTTATTATTTTGGGTTTGGGAGTCATCGGCTTAGTCGGCTTTTACTTTGGCAGTCTGAATTTGTTTGGTATGAATTTTTATGTCCATCCTATGTTCGTCTTTTCGGTGATGATTCTCCTCGGCTATCAGTTGGTTGCCTTTTCGGCTTTTTCAAAAATTTATGCCATCTCTCATCTGGGCGATCATAACCGGCTCATTGAATCGCTCTTCAGAAAAATCACCGTCGAACGCGCCAGCATTCTGGGAATGACTTTTTTTCTGCTCGGACTTTTGATTTATCTTTTTATTTTTGTAAAATGGTTTTCGTCCGGTTTTGGCGAGCTTGATGAAATCAAAAATTCGATTGTGGCGCTCACCCTGCTCGTAGTTGGGGTCCAGACCTTCTTTTCGGCCTTTATGCTAAGCACTCTAGGGATTAAATCTAAGCAATAA
- a CDS encoding glycosyltransferase yields the protein MKIAILHNFLDNIGGAEVVALTLTREFKADLYTTNVSAEKIKQMGFGEVLPRIKSIGWVPKNAPFRQQLTLWRFRRLNLGRQYDFYIIAGDWAMSGLVNHHPNLWYIFSPLNELWQFRNHVREDLLSWWQRPIFDAWVRFNRWLTIRYAKSADQMVSISENTRARVKKFYNQESEIIYPPTDISKYLNRPSENFWLSVNRLTRHKRIENQMGAFAKMPDERLVIVGSYEKGSRQFESYKKYLEKIKPANVEIINWATNEKLIDLYSRCKGFITTAKDEDFGMTPVEAMASGKPVVAIDEGGYRETVTNGTGVLINNLEAETIVEAVRKINENPTAYREACLARAKIFSVAEFGSKIKRVIQKE from the coding sequence ATGAAAATCGCGATTCTTCATAATTTTCTAGACAATATCGGCGGGGCGGAAGTCGTGGCTCTGACTCTCACCCGTGAGTTTAAGGCTGACCTTTATACCACGAATGTTAGCGCGGAAAAGATTAAGCAAATGGGTTTTGGTGAAGTCTTGCCTAGGATTAAGTCGATTGGTTGGGTGCCGAAAAATGCGCCCTTCCGACAGCAGTTGACCTTATGGCGTTTTCGACGCCTAAATCTTGGTCGGCAGTATGATTTTTATATTATCGCCGGTGACTGGGCAATGTCCGGTTTGGTAAATCATCATCCGAATCTTTGGTATATCTTCTCGCCACTCAATGAGTTGTGGCAATTTAGGAATCATGTGAGAGAGGATTTATTGAGCTGGTGGCAACGGCCGATTTTCGACGCGTGGGTCCGGTTTAACCGCTGGTTGACTATAAGATATGCCAAAAGCGCTGACCAGATGGTTTCGATTTCAGAAAATACGCGGGCTCGAGTTAAAAAATTTTATAATCAGGAATCGGAAATTATTTATCCGCCGACTGATATCTCCAAGTACCTCAATCGGCCAAGTGAAAATTTCTGGCTGTCGGTCAATCGTCTAACTCGGCACAAACGGATTGAAAATCAGATGGGAGCTTTTGCCAAAATGCCGGATGAGAGACTGGTTATTGTTGGCAGTTATGAGAAGGGCTCAAGACAGTTTGAAAGCTACAAGAAATATCTGGAGAAAATCAAACCGGCAAACGTTGAGATAATAAATTGGGCGACGAATGAAAAATTGATTGATCTGTATTCACGGTGCAAAGGATTTATCACGACCGCGAAAGATGAGGATTTTGGTATGACACCGGTCGAAGCAATGGCCTCCGGCAAACCAGTCGTGGCGATAGACGAAGGCGGTTACAGAGAGACTGTCACCAATGGTACGGGGGTATTGATTAATAATTTGGAGGCAGAAACAATCGTCGAGGCTGTCAGGAAGATTAATGAAAATCCGACAGCTTATCGGGAGGCGTGTTTGGCAAGGGCCAAAATTTTTAGCGTGGCAGAGTTTGGGTCCAAGATTAAAAGAGTGATTCAAAAAGAATGA
- a CDS encoding glutaredoxin family protein, whose protein sequence is MKNVTIYSTATCHFCHLAKDFFNANGVKFTDYNVGTDLAKRQEMIDKSGQMGVPVIEIGDELIVGFDEAKISSLLGI, encoded by the coding sequence ATGAAAAATGTGACTATTTATTCGACTGCGACCTGCCACTTTTGCCACCTGGCCAAGGATTTCTTCAATGCTAACGGAGTAAAGTTTACCGATTACAATGTTGGAACCGATTTGGCCAAGAGACAGGAGATGATTGATAAGAGCGGGCAAATGGGGGTGCCGGTGATTGAGATTGGAGATGAGTTAATTGTCGGATTTGACGAGGCGAAGATCTCTAGTTTGTTGGGAATCTAA